In Zingiber officinale cultivar Zhangliang chromosome 1A, Zo_v1.1, whole genome shotgun sequence, the DNA window AGTTCATCACTAGGGAAGAAGAGCCAGATCAGTAAATTTGCTCCCTTTGTCCTCTAATATTTCTTTACCTAGATGCTCTATTTACTTCAATTCCAAAAATTACATGTTTTTTTAATGAGTTAACATTTATCTCAATTAATTGTGAAAAAGAAATAACACGTTGTAGGCAGAAAAACACaattttagatttgaatttttgcAGATATTGGCAAACAGCAGGAGAGAGGGAAGGAGAGAACCCCATGAGGACCCCCTTGCCTTATATCATAATCTTTGGTATGTCAACTCCTTTTGTTATCTTAGCCATTGCCTTTGCCAATGGCTGGATCAAGGTCCCAGTGAGGTGATGAGCATGAGCTGGAGTTGGAGATGAACcatgatatatatatagttgAATTATTTCAACTAATTCCAACAAGTATTGTCTCCAACATTGCTGGAGTTGGAGATGAACACTTAAGAAGATCATGTTTTGCTAAACTATGTTGTTCTTGTATATTTGAACCTTTCTTATTCATAACAGAACAAGAAAAAGGGAAACTTGTTTTCTGATCTTATTATGCAGTGCAGTCAATGTTTTGATACACTGGTGGTATAAAGAAGATTTGAGATTTGAAACATGGAGTCCGTGCGCCTTCTTATTGATGAATATTAAcatgtattccatgtttatttgGAGGGAAAGAAATATGCAGAAAAGGGAAAGTGGACGGATTCGGTCCTCAATATTTACTTGGGATTCTGCCTTGTAAGTACTCAATTCGTCGGTACTCGTGACTCACACTAGTGAGTCTGTCACTTGATAAGGTGCCAGGAAAAAACTTCATGACTCCCTAAGTATTTGGCTAATTATTTGATGATCAATTATTAATtgattctataatttttttttttaataatttaaggaTAGATTATAAGAGATATCCGAAATAAACATTGATATGATGAATAATAAGGGGCCccgaagtcaagtcaaagtcaaagaaGACGGGTGACATGGTGATCAAAGTCAAGGAGAGATCAACACTTGGAGCTAGCATGGTCAAATGCCTTGGGAAAGTGGCCTAGCCGATCGGACCAGAGGTCCAATTGGATCTTGAGTCCCTCAGAAACTATGAAACCCTGAGCTGCATTACCACCATTCAGAGTTGAGTCCTCTTGGTTACTCGGAGATAACTCGATCAATTATCTGACTGGATGATTTATCCACTCGAACCTATGGTATGATTGAATACGCTGGACAGATGGCCTGACCGGACTTTGTAGCCGAATGGAGAGGGCGAGCAGGGTTGAGTCCTCGAGAGAGGTATCATTCCATAGCTTACCCGACCTCGCCTACAAATGATATCCGATCGGACAACAGAGAGGGCTCGGTCGGCCTACCAGTAAAGCATATTAGGGATCTATCAACCTAATGGCCTAATATTCCTTTTTAATGTCTTATGTAACAGTTATCAGAGAAATAAAGGAATATTCCCTATGCATTCTTTACAAGGAAAGCTTCTATTCCATAAATCATAAAAGTGGTGGATCGATTTTTGGAAGTGTGTCGAATGTTCGGTCCTTTTCTGGAAATGTCTTGATATTC includes these proteins:
- the LOC122034533 gene encoding uncharacterized protein LOC122034533, with amino-acid sequence MAHLSISALANAFLFPKSHLLLSSHPAPAPTTRRRITKPGQIHAKMGGETKPGKKKFITREEEPDQYWQTAGEREGENPMRTPLPYIIIFGMSTPFVILAIAFANGWIKVPVR